The window CGCGGACGGCCGCCGGCCCGGTCAGGGCAGCGTGGCCGCCAGGCTGACCGCCTCGCTGAGGGTGTCGGCGACCGGGTGGCCGGAGGCGCGCAGCCGTGCCGCGTCGGTGAACCCGCCGGTGTAGAGGACGGCGCGGCCCCCCACCGACACGGCGGCGTCGGCGTCGTCGACGGAGTCCCCGATCAGCACCGCGTCCCGGCCGTCCACGCCCAGCTCGGTCAGGTGCCGCCGGAGCGACTCGGCCTTGCGGTCGCCGCCGACGCTCGCCCGCAACCCGTCCACCCGGACGAAGTGCCCGGTGAGCCCGTACGTGTGCACGGTCGGCACCAGCTCCTCGTGGAACCACATCGACAGCAGGGACTGGCTGCCCGGCCAGGCGGCCATCGCGACCGTGGCGTCGTGCGCCAGCTCGCAGGTCGTCAGCCCGGTGCGGTACGCGTCGTGGAAGATCCGGTCCAGCCGGCCGAACGCGTCGTCGTCGACCGCCCGGCCGAGCACCTCGGCGTAGTAGTCGGCGATCGGCCGGCGGAACCGTACCCGGTGCTCGTCGGCGGTCACGGCGGGCCCGCCGACGCTGGCGAAGGCGGCGTTGGTGCAGGCGACCACCAGGCTCA is drawn from Micromonospora sp. NBC_01740 and contains these coding sequences:
- a CDS encoding HAD family hydrolase codes for the protein MTPARNHLVWDWNGTLLNDLSLVVACTNAAFASVGGPAVTADEHRVRFRRPIADYYAEVLGRAVDDDAFGRLDRIFHDAYRTGLTTCELAHDATVAMAAWPGSQSLLSMWFHEELVPTVHTYGLTGHFVRVDGLRASVGGDRKAESLRRHLTELGVDGRDAVLIGDSVDDADAAVSVGGRAVLYTGGFTDAARLRASGHPVADTLSEAVSLAATLP